A single Cygnus atratus isolate AKBS03 ecotype Queensland, Australia chromosome 11, CAtr_DNAZoo_HiC_assembly, whole genome shotgun sequence DNA region contains:
- the GDPGP1 gene encoding GDP-D-glucose phosphorylase 1, with amino-acid sequence MAAASSGEQPGPPDAPGPEDFVYGEDEFVLQGVAWPGAAPSRFDRALLGAWQDRMARGLFRYRLGELPTRVLPGAMRLVAQLNPQRATERRPPQAIRSLTQPFDPQQFNFTRIRPGEVLLRLRRRAGGDPPPLDRVLVAINVSPLERGHVLLLPEPALGLPQALTPQLLHFGLEAVLLSAQPGFRVGFNSLGASASVNHLHLHAFYLAHPLRVESAPAEPLLPERGLALLRDVPAPALLFYAAGADLRGLAEAVCGLAAGLAARGLAYNAFATRGAPPAGGEAAPGLRVLLWPRRPSFEPEAGAAPAVALCELAGYLPLPAAAAFQALSEAEALRALRRPLLPEPELRRLAAELLPPPDTAGRRPDT; translated from the coding sequence GGGCCCGAGGACTTCGTGTACGGAGAGGACGAGTTCGTGCTGCAGGGGGTCGCCTGGCCCGGCGCCGCGCCGTCCCGCTTCGACCGGGCCCTGCTGGGCGCGTGGCAGGACCGCATGGCGCGGGGCCTGTTCCGGTACCGCCTCGGGGAGCTGCCCACGCGCGTCCTGCCCGGCGCCATGCGCCTGGTGGCGCAGCTCAACCCGCAGCGCGCCACCGAGCGCCGGCCGCCGCAGGCCATCCGCAGCCTGACGCAGCCCTTCGACCCGCAGCAGTTCAACTTCACGCGGATCCGGCCCGGGGAGGTGCTGCTGCGCCTGCGCCGCCGCGCCGGGGGCGACCCGCCGCCCCTCGACCGCGTGCTGGTGGCCATCAACGTCAGCCCGCTGGAGCGCGGCcacgtcctgctgctgcccgaGCCGGCGCTGGGGCTGCCGCAGGCGCTCACCCCGCAGCTGCTGCACTTCGGGCTGGAGGCCGTGCTGCTCAGCGCCCAGCCCGGCTTCCGCGTGGGCTTCAACAGCCTGGGCGCCTCGGCCTCCGTCAACCACCTGCACCTGCACGCCTTCTACCTGGCCCACCCGCTGCGCGTCGAGTCGGCGCCCGCCGAGCCGCTGCTCCCCGAGCGGGGCCTGGCCCTGCTGCGGGACGTCCCGGCGCCCGCCCTCCTCTTCTACGCGGCGGGCGCGGACCTGCGGGGCCTGGCGGAGGCCGTGTGCGGCCTGGCGGCCGGCCTGGCGGCGCGGGGCCTGGCCTACAACGCGTTCGCCACGCGGGGCGCGCCGccggcgggcggggaggcggccccggggctgcgggtgctgctGTGGCCGCGCCGGCCGAGCTTCGAGCCCGAGGCGGGGGCGGCGCCGGCCGTGGCGCTGTGCGAGCTGGCCGGGTACCTGCCGctgccggccgccgccgccttccaGGCGCTGTCGGAGGCCGAGGCGCTGCGCGCCCTGCGCCGCCCGCTGCTGCCCGAGCCCGAGCTGCGCCGCCTGGCGGCCgagctgctgccgccgcccgaCACGGCGGGCCGCCGCCCGGACACGTGA